The following are encoded in a window of Pyxidicoccus trucidator genomic DNA:
- a CDS encoding WGR domain-containing protein, with amino-acid sequence MPRYEFKEGSSSKFWQITLADNTFTTRWGRIGTDGQEKTQTFDSPAAAKKEYEKLVREKEKKGYELAGEGDEGESDGDEGGESASNPELEATIIANPDNADAYLVYGDWLQRQGDPRGELIALQHAAMQASGEEATKLKKQVSSLLESRKAALLGDLADALDEEELTVEWHLGFIRTARVGQKDYDSDRDIGELLKELLAHPSARFLQGLTIGMAHFDDENDYEGTISSLTEALTDLGGSKTLQSLFIGDFEYPDDTEISWSHLHDISALYKLLPNLRSLRLRGHSLELGNVDLPELREFTIETGGLALSAVKSVAAAKWPKLEKLEVWFGADNYGAEGGVEDIQPILDGKGLPKLKSLGLCNSEFTDELCKVLPQSKVLKQLEQLDLSKGTMSDAGARILAENAAAFAHLKHLDLTENTLTDEGEKLVAKLSPSVAAGSQREFEEDYRYAAVGE; translated from the coding sequence ATGCCGCGGTACGAGTTCAAGGAAGGCAGCTCCAGCAAGTTCTGGCAGATCACCCTCGCCGACAACACCTTCACCACGCGCTGGGGTCGCATCGGCACGGACGGCCAGGAGAAGACGCAGACCTTCGACTCTCCCGCCGCGGCGAAGAAGGAGTACGAGAAGCTCGTCCGTGAGAAGGAGAAGAAGGGCTACGAGCTGGCCGGCGAGGGCGACGAAGGCGAGTCCGACGGTGACGAGGGCGGCGAGAGCGCGTCCAACCCGGAGCTCGAGGCCACCATCATCGCCAACCCGGACAACGCGGACGCATACCTCGTCTACGGCGACTGGCTGCAGCGCCAGGGCGACCCGCGCGGCGAGCTCATCGCCCTCCAGCACGCGGCGATGCAGGCGAGCGGCGAGGAGGCCACGAAGCTCAAGAAGCAGGTCTCCTCCCTCCTCGAGAGCCGCAAGGCCGCGCTGCTCGGCGACCTGGCGGACGCGCTGGACGAAGAGGAGCTGACGGTGGAGTGGCACCTGGGCTTCATCCGCACCGCGCGCGTGGGCCAGAAGGACTACGACTCCGACCGGGACATCGGCGAGCTGTTGAAGGAGCTGCTCGCGCACCCCTCGGCGCGGTTCCTCCAGGGACTCACCATCGGCATGGCGCACTTCGATGATGAGAATGACTACGAAGGCACCATCAGCTCCCTCACCGAGGCACTCACCGACCTGGGCGGCTCGAAGACGCTCCAGAGCCTGTTCATCGGCGACTTCGAGTATCCGGACGACACGGAAATCTCGTGGTCCCACCTCCACGACATCTCCGCCCTCTACAAGCTGCTCCCCAACCTCCGCTCCCTGCGCCTGCGCGGCCACTCCCTGGAGCTGGGCAACGTCGACCTGCCGGAGCTGCGCGAGTTCACCATCGAGACCGGCGGCCTGGCCCTCTCGGCGGTGAAGTCCGTCGCCGCCGCGAAGTGGCCGAAGCTGGAGAAGCTGGAGGTCTGGTTCGGCGCCGACAACTATGGCGCCGAGGGCGGGGTGGAGGACATCCAGCCCATCCTCGACGGCAAGGGCCTGCCGAAGCTCAAGTCGCTGGGCCTGTGCAACTCGGAATTCACGGACGAGCTCTGCAAGGTGCTGCCCCAGTCGAAGGTGCTCAAGCAGCTGGAGCAGCTGGACCTGTCCAAGGGCACGATGTCGGACGCGGGCGCGCGCATCCTCGCGGAGAACGCCGCGGCCTTCGCGCACCTCAAGCACCTGGACCTCACGGAGAACACGCTCACGGACGAGGGCGAGAAGCTGGTGGCGAAGCTGAGCCCCAGCGTGGCCGCGGGCAGCCAGCGCGAGTTCGAAGAGGACTACCGCTACGCGGCGGTCGGCGAGTAG
- a CDS encoding AAA family ATPase yields MSSLPRRDESAAVDPISELSFDALSREAHTLRERLNRFRVALGRHFVGKQTLVDLMTVAAVAQEPLLLVGPPGTAKSDLVLKFREALRIPNEDYFEYLLTRFTEPSEVLGPIDINLLRQGRYIRREGGKLPTAKLVFLDEVFKASSAILNALLTVINERKFYQDGAPQPVKLKVLFAATNELPEHAELGALKDRFCLKAACRPVQDRYFLELLDSGLDSQTYREMNQKPWAEGHASLDDVLKAHRYLTLMMGRRETGPDGKELRDRDLFFRDELLREFRRVVQTLTREDGVFISDRKLVKLYRLLRTRAWIFHGGAVERQDLQLLSYLGESREEIDLLEEKVPRLLGLT; encoded by the coding sequence ATGAGCAGTCTTCCCCGGCGCGACGAGTCGGCCGCCGTCGACCCCATCAGCGAGCTGTCCTTCGACGCGCTCTCCCGCGAGGCCCACACCCTGCGCGAGCGGCTCAACCGCTTTCGCGTGGCGCTCGGCCGGCACTTCGTGGGCAAGCAGACCCTGGTGGACCTGATGACGGTGGCGGCGGTGGCGCAGGAGCCGCTGCTGCTGGTGGGGCCTCCGGGCACGGCGAAGTCGGACCTGGTGCTGAAGTTCCGGGAGGCGCTGCGCATCCCCAACGAGGACTACTTCGAATATCTCCTGACGCGCTTCACGGAGCCGTCGGAGGTGCTGGGCCCCATCGACATCAACCTGCTGCGCCAGGGCCGCTACATCCGCCGCGAGGGCGGCAAGCTGCCCACCGCGAAGCTCGTGTTCCTGGACGAGGTGTTCAAGGCCAGCTCGGCCATCCTCAACGCGCTGCTGACGGTCATCAACGAGCGCAAGTTCTACCAGGACGGCGCGCCGCAGCCGGTGAAACTCAAGGTCCTCTTCGCTGCCACCAACGAGCTGCCCGAGCACGCGGAGCTGGGCGCGCTGAAGGACCGCTTCTGCCTGAAGGCCGCGTGCCGCCCGGTGCAGGACCGCTACTTCCTGGAGCTGCTCGACTCCGGCCTGGACTCGCAGACCTACCGCGAGATGAACCAGAAGCCGTGGGCGGAGGGGCATGCCTCGCTGGACGACGTGCTCAAGGCGCACCGCTACCTGACGCTGATGATGGGGCGGCGCGAGACGGGCCCGGACGGGAAGGAGCTGCGCGACAGGGACCTCTTCTTCCGGGACGAGCTGCTGCGCGAGTTCCGCCGGGTGGTGCAGACGCTGACGCGCGAGGACGGCGTCTTCATCAGCGACCGCAAGCTGGTGAAGCTGTACCGGCTGCTGCGCACGCGCGCGTGGATCTTCCACGGCGGCGCGGTGGAGCGGCAGGACCTCCAGCTCCTCTCCTACCTGGGCGAGAGCCGCGAGGAGATAGACCTGCTGGAGGAGAAGGTGCCCCGGCTGCTGGGCCTCACCTGA